Within Homo sapiens chromosome 2, GRCh38.p14 Primary Assembly, the genomic segment AAGTCTTGGGTTTTTCTaggtattgttttttaattaatgaataatGTAAACATAGGAAAATAGGAGGGTATAATGAATTGCCATGTACCTGTCACCTAAATATAACAGTAAACATCTCCCCGTTGCTTTTGGttgaagtaattttaaaacatataaatatgcatttctttttttaaaaatgaggacatttctgtatacaggttgagcatcactaatccaaaaattcaaaatccagaaTGCTCCGagatccaaaactttttgagccaGTAACGTaacaccacaagtggaaaattccatacctgacctcatgtgatgagttgcagtcaaaatgcagtcaaaattgtgtttcatgcacaaagttatttaaaatattgtgtgaAATTACCTTCAGGCCAGGTGTTCAAAGTGTGTATGagacataaatgaattttgtggtTAGACTTGCATCCCATCCCCAAGATGTCTCATTATTATAGGcaaaattccaaaatccaaaaaaatgtGAAAGCCAAAACACTTCTGATCTTAATCATTTTGGATAAGGGGTACTCAGCCTTTATACTATAAAACCATTATCAGACCTACCAAAATTAACAATAATCCGATTCTTCTACATACTCCTCCCAATTATCTCTGACAAAGTTTACATGTGTTTAGCTGAAACATGCCTCTATTCTCTTAATCTATAACAGTtccctcaaaaatatttttcttttataacattttcctgTTGAAAATTGGGCCATTCTGTGCCCGCTGACCCACTTTTTGGATTTGTCCTAGTGTTCCCTGCAAGCTGAGAATTAGATCTAAAGACTTGATTGCATTCAggttatgtatttattctttaaagaaatacaataaaaaggtCCTGTCCTttaggcgcgatggctcatgcctgtaatcgcagcactttaggaggctgaggcaggcagatcacttgagtccatgagttcgggaccagcctgggcaatatggaaaacccccatctctactaaaaatacaaaaattagcttggcatagtggcacgcacctgtagtcccagctactagggaggctgagatgggagaatcacctgagcccaggaggttgaggctgcagtaagctgagatagcaccactgtactactgtactccagccttttttgagaccctgtctcaaaaaaaaaaaaaaaaagtcctgtacTTTTATTTTCAGGATGACTTCCGTTCCTTCtcatcctccttcccttctcctttctctacaCACAGTGAAGAGGTAAAAAATTTGAATAGTACAACACAAAACTAATTGAAAATTCTCTCCACCTTTCCCAAATCAACCACTGATATGAGAGTGTTATGCATTTACAACGTGCTTTCTACGTGAagggttgattttttaaatcatctcAAAGATGACTTTGAAAACAAGTGTACTTCTCAAATTAATTCAAACTACTGATACTTACAttttattcccattaaactacacAATTTGACTTCTTCGCTTAGAGACTCCACACAGACAGCCAAGGAAACCGATGACTATCTGACTGAGCCCAAACAGGACCTCCAGAATTCCAACAAGCAATAGACCTAAAAATACTGAGAAGTGGATAAGCCtatgtttgttttcttcagaATCGAAGTGGAAACTAGATGCTCTCCAGCCACTCGCCATGGTGTCGTTACTGGTGGGTTTATTGAAACCAGTAGGAGGTGCACAAGAGTCATTGAAAAACCACTGCAAGTTGAAGGATTCTGGATGAATGtcactgaaaaacaaaagataaaaatcagaTATTCAGAAATATCCCTGACCAAAGGAAAGTAGCATTGTGCACATAAAAGAATGAGTGAAACGAATGTACTTTTGAAATATCGTGCCCAGAAATGACAGAGATCAGGGTTTCTGAGCATGTGTCCATATACTCTACTAGTTACAAAACTTTTATTACTTATATAGCCCATCATTTAACAAGCATCTCTATGGTACATCTTCTCTTAGGTTGAACGGTATGAAACTGCTGTTTTGGGATGTCAGAAATAGTTGAATGTCAACAGTTTTTCGTGGTTcaacctatttattttatttattcagataCTCTTCTACTTGCTAGATATAAAAACTAAGGAGCCTCCCCTACCCCCCGCCACCCCCATTAAATGAGCTCAGTTCTTAGTGCAGAACTACAGCGTGGCGTCCGTTCTTCAACCAGATGTACAGTTTTTACTGATTAAATATGTCTGATTAAAGTGATGTGCCTGTTCTTAACGGGGCTGTGGAAAATGAGAAACTTTTAGCCCTAATACATCTATCTCAagatgattttttgtttgtttactgtaGAGTAAAATGGAATGTTCTTAGGGAGTTTGCATTGCTGGATATCAGCAACTGACATTCAACCTGGGAAAACAACAGTATTTTCAGCACATGGAATATGAGTGTTTTGTGAAATGTGTAGCAAGCCAAGGATCACTCTCTTGTAACTTTGCTAGCCTAGCCCATCTCCGCAACTAGGCTGAGAATATCTGAGCGCTGTTGTCTGCAGAGCGTAGCCTGGTGCCTGGTACATTGTGGGCTGTTGTCATTCCCTGGGGATTTAATGTGCATAGCATCTGTGGTAGAAATCTTTAACCCTTTACTTCAAGTCTATTAGCAAGGAGACTTTCCTtggctttgtttttgagacacagtctcactctgtcacccagactggagtgcagtggcttgatcttggctcactgcaacctccgcctcctgggttccagcaattctcccgcctcagcctcctgagtagctgggactagaggcgcgtgccaccacgcctggctcatttttgtattttcagtagtgatgcagtttcaccatgttgaccaggctgatctcaaactcctgacctcaagcgatccacctgccttggtctcccaaagtgctgggattacaggcgtgagccgctgtgcctggccttcctTGGGTTTTGGTTCAAAACAAATATGCTACACAAAATTTGAgggactttcttttttaatgtagcaaggtaagggaaaaggagaaaaaattttttgtatGTAACTACAAAAGTAAATTCTGGTTATTTGCTAAACTGAGCAGGCTATACAGAGAGGTAATGGATTAGAtagtttttttcttccagtttttacaAATTGTGTCTAGATTCAGTCACAGAATGATGTACTTAAAAGACTAAAATGAGCCACTTATTAAGTACATGTAACTCTCCAGTATTACTTGTTATTACATGACTTAAAATTTGGATTCATTCCCATGCATACAGTATATTTATAGCATATCTGTATGAATCCATTGGTTGCTCTTCCATTTAAGCCTACAGGCAAGgctctgcattttatttattgtgtttttattaaattttttaaattgtaaatgtaATATTTGCTCATGGTTGACAAATTTAATTAGTTCAGAAGTGTAGAAAGTAAATGTTCTCTTCACTCTCATAAAGGGAATCCCCTATTTCCATTCTCCAAGGATGAAAGTTAAGTTTCTGGTgtatatttgcataattttttaatatacatacacatatgtaactGTAGATTTTTGAAAGACAAGCATAAGCCATTTGAGATCAACTAGTCCTTTTAGACAATATCTAAAAGTCCTTTTAGAGCATTGTAAATCTAATGATTCCTCCATTTTGATGTGGAGTTGTGCTAACTGGCGTTAATGTACTAAAATTCCTAAGAATCCGTTTGTCCCGGCAGTTGCATCAAATAAAAACATGGCATTGTTCCAGTACTGCATTAATCTAATCAAACTAGTTCAACTGTGTGAGACAGTAAGCCTGTGAAAATCAAGTTACTTACCTGATGTTTTTCAATGAAAATTCACAATTGGCATTACTGTTGCTTGGAGAATTACACATGAGAGGACCTTTTAAGAGAGCCTGGATGGATATCAGCATGCAATACAGAGCACCAATGACTGTGATCACACtgaaaagtgatgaaagaaacatctgaaaaataaaatagagccaTTTGCACATGTTATGACATGTTCTTGATCTGTTTCAAGCTTCAGGAGCGTATACAGTCTTTTTTAAATCCAGTCGCCCTAAAATCCTGGATCTTAAGATCACAGTTTATTAGGTGTGAATGATACAAAAAGGCAGAGGGCAGTCTCTGCTATTTGATTACACTCAATAAAAGAtggttggggctgggcatggtggctcacacctgtaatctcagcactgtgggaggccaaggtgggtggatcacctgaggtcaggagttcaagaccagcctggccaacatggcaaaaccccctctctactaaaaatacaaaaacttagccaggcttggtggtggatgcctgtgatcccagctacttgggaggctaaggcaggagaatcgcttgaacccgggaggcagtcatccgagatcgtgccattgcactcctgctgggtgacagagcaagactctgtcaaaaaaaaaaaaaaaaaaaaaaaaaaaaaaaaaaaaaaaagatggtttggCTTGTCACTGTCTCTGGAAAATCTCAACTTTCATATTCCTGAGTCTCATCTGTTTCTTCTGACCACTGAGATCTAGTTCCTCCCTGTTTTATGTACTTCCTACTTCATAGAATCTTGACTGGATCTTAACTACGTTTATCTTCATGTCTGGTCTCTTGGCTCGCAAGCGTTTGGCCCTGATGCTTTAAGTGAATTTGGCCCTGATGCTTTAAGTGGCCAGTGGCCAGCATCCCACAGTGATCAGTCAACAGCATAGAGTTAGAACAGGACTTCCCAACCTCAGCACCAATGACATTTGCACACTTCGCTGTGGGGCCTTTCCTGTGCAGTGTAGGATATTTAGCAACATCACTcatctctacccactagatgccaatatCATCCCCCGACGCCTTGCCACCTCCAGCCCGGttctgacaaccaaaaatgtctccaggcattgccaaatatcctcttggggtggaggtgggtgggtaAAATAACCCGCCGGTTGAGAGCCACTGTGTTAGAAAGATTGTACACATCTTTATTTCGTGAGTCAGTCATGAGAGCAGAAGAAGGCATGGAATTTGGCATAGGAAACTGAATGAAAGTTCGtgtttgtttttccaaaaataagctcttaggccaggcacagtggctcatgcctgtagtcccagcactttgggaggccaaggagggtagattgcttgagcccaggagttcgagactagcctgggcaacgtagtaagagcccatctctaaaagaaaaaaaaaagaaggaaacttttGTATTGTTTCAGTGAAGTTGTTAGTCACTGATGATTATTTCAAAATCAGCAGAAATGAAGCGAGggaatgcttttcctttttctttgctggGATAATGCAGCTCCCACAGGGTCTGTGTGTTGTGTTCTTGAGACCTGCCTTTTATGAGTGCAGAATAAGGTGGCTACCTATAGAGTTGTGTTGAGGGATGTTGTGCTCtacatatatcatctcatttaattcttttcatAATCCCaagaggtagatactattattatttccattttatagatgagaaaactgtgtATCATGGAGATGGACAAAACTTGTCAGGCTCTCACAGCTGGGAAACACTTTAATCACTATTCTTCTTCCAGCCAAAAGTTCAGAATGATGGATTTGGAGTCTACTTCAAATCCTGATTCTTCCATGCTACTGTGACTTGTGCAGTTACTTAAATGTACTCATCAAGAAGTGCCATGGTGTTTATTTTtaaccatctatttttttttttttttttttttggagacggagtctcgctgtgtcgcccaggctggagtgcagtggcatgatctcggctcactgcaagctccgcctcccgggttcacgccattctcctgcctcagcctcctgagtagctgggactacaggcacccgccaccacgcccggctaattttttgtatttttagtagagatggggtttcaccctgttaaccaggatggtctccatctcctgaccttgtgatccgcccgcctcagcctcccaaagtgctgggattacaggcgtgagccaccacgcctggccgccatctattatttatatatatatatatatataattttttgtttttgagacggagcctttcTTTGTttcccaggatagagtgcagtggcgctatctgggctcactgtaacctctgcctcctgggttcaagaaattctcctgcctcagcctcccaagtagctgggattacagatgcccgccactacacctggctaatttttttatttttattttttgtatttttagtagagacagggtttcaccatattggccaggctggtttcaaactcctgaactcaagtgatccgcccacctcagcctcccaaagtgctgggattgcaggcgtgagccaccgcacccagccatattaTCTTTGAGTTCTCATCCCTACAAAAGGCCTGGCTTTAGAAAGTGATTCCAGGCATGTGTATTTCCCCTAAAGGGGATTCACTTAAATGATTCAGCAAAACCATTTTGTATTCAGAAGCAAAAATAAGAACTGGAAAAAGGGAAGAAGCAAAGAACAGTTAAAATAGGGGACAAGCCTTGGTCaaccctttcccttcctcccaagATGTTGCCTTTGCCACTTGTCTCATGTTTTGGTCTTATCTAGGCCTCAAAGACACCAGATACGACATAAAAACCAGTTCTTAGAGGATACACCTATCGGAAAAGCCTATATAAgtgttttgatatttttgatTTCAGGAATTCAGAAATGTCTCAGGATGTCAAGAATGTTGTGAACAccacatagaaaagatacaaagTCAAATTCCAAATTATTATCGTTTACAAAGAAAAGTGACAGGGAAGGGAAACTGAAAATTAGTGTTTATTGAATACCTAAAATGTATTCAGACAAAAATAGACTAGAACTAATTAGCATAATTATTGTAATCCTAGATAAATATCAAATGTCAGAAaaagggtaatttttaaaaatatgaatcttCCATTATGGATAGAAAtatctggtttgttttttttaagtagtgGTTCTAACCCCTGGCCAAATTATCTTGAGtgcttttgaaaaatactgaTGCAGAATCTCTGGCGGCCACCCAGGcactggtatttttttaaatctctttagaTAATTCTAATATCcccatctgtcttttttttttttttttttgagagagtcttactcatctgttgcccaggctgaagtgcagtgatgtgatctcggctcactgaaacctttgcctcctgggttcaagagattctcctgcatcaaccttctgagtatctgggattacaggcatgggccaccgtgcccagctaatttttgtatttttagtagagacggggtttcaccatgttggccaggctggtcttgaattctagacctcaagtgatcctcccacctcagcctcccaaagtgctgtgagccaccgtgcccagcctaatgttCCCATCCATCTGAGAACCATTGCTCTGAAAGCTCAAGCTCAGCCAAGCAGATTTACTGTGACTGCTTGCTGTCAATCTACCCCTTCCACAGGGAATTGTGAGAGTCCTTATGTTGCTTAATAGCCATGTTCATGGTATAAAGATCATGAATTGTGGGGTGCTCCAGTGGGTTTGGATAAAAATCCACTTACTAGTGTGCTACACTGGCAAATTATTTACTTTCTCTGAGCGTCCATTCCTTCGTCAATCAAACACACTTCTTACTTTTTCCCACTTAAGGGttttgagagaattaaatgaaacagCATCTCTGAAAGTGTTCTGAGCAGAGTGACACTCCGGTTAATGAATCTTAATTTACTTTTAACTTCGTTACGACTTTATACATAGTGGGTAGGCATTAAatgttttgggggaaaaaaacctggCAGCTCCTTTAATTTAACTGGATAAAGGCAATTGTCATTCTAATCCTAGCAAACCAGTCTGTCATTGCATGAGAGAACTGAGTACATTTTCCCTGAGTATTTTATATACGCCACAAAAATATCACACCCGAGTATTATGAAATTGATTGCAGCTGTGGGCGTGACTTACCAATCTCCTTTCTTTGAAAACCTTTAGATTGAGGAAAGGACAATCCACGGAAGACTGAGGAAGGGACAGAAGGCCAACTCTAAATGTTTGTGGGACAAAAAAACCCGTCTCACTTTTTCTACTTCTATATAATCATCCTAAATAGCatgtttcaggccaggcgcagtggctcaaacctgtaatcccagcactttgggaggccgaggcgagcagatcactcgaggtcaggagtttgagaccagcctgaccaacatgttgaaacccccatctctactaaaaatacaaaaattagctgggcgtgatggtgtgcacctgtagtcccagctattcaggaggctgaggcaggagaattgcttgatcccgggaggcagaagtttcagtgaaccgagatcgcaccactgcactccagtctcagcaacagagcaagaccctgtctctaaataaataaataaaaatagcatgttTCTAAGGCTGTGGCTCTGTCAGTGGAGCCCCACTGTGATTCGGTAGATGCGAGTGACTCAGTGTGGCTTTGCTTAGGTAGCAATAACTGTTCATGCACTTCTGCTTCCACGCCGACTGCTTCATACTTACTCCAGTTCTGTTGTTGCAGCACGCTCTTTTTCTTGCTGTCAAGGACATTGTTGTTGCTGGAATGGCCTGGAAATGACATCAACAGGAAAGATGAGTATTATAACTTCtcatcagaagaaaaaatagtaatcTTCACCTTCCGTTTACCACCAGTTGTGGGAAATCAAGGCTCAAAGAACAAAAAGGGAATTTGGCAATATCCGTGGTTTTGTGAACCTTGTCATCCCAGTTTCAACCAGAAAGATTAAAAGTGGCGGCGGGAACAGGGGAATTCAAGACAGGAGTTTTGAAGTCTTCTATCTACATTCTTAGTTCACTCTGAGTCATCTGCAGAGAATTGGATTTTAAATAGATTAGGATGActtatttatacattatttttggAAGAAATGTTTCTGAAAGAATTGGCTGCATCATCCAAactctgttgtttgtttgtttaaagagtaggggtctcactctcttacccaggccagagtgcagtgatacgagcatagctcactgtagccttgaactcctgggctcaaataatcctcctgccttagcctcctgagtagctaggaccacaggtgtagaccaccacacctggctaattttaaaaatatttttgtagaagcaagatctcactctgttgcccagactggtcctgaactcctggcctcaagaaaacCTCCTGCCAAGAAAACTAAAGATGTGAGCCATTACGCCTGGCCCGATTTCCCAGAAATTGTATGGATTATTCTGGCAAACCTGCAGAAAAGAAATTGATGGTTTTGTTTGCCTGGCAGTTGGGAACAAATCATTCTGTCACCACCCACTCCCACTAGCCTTTCTTTTCCCAGGATCCCGGCTATCTTGCTGGTTTCCCCAAACTTATATTTGAGAATTATTTTTGGTTCCacgttctcctttctcttcctataTCCATGATATGTAATGATCTCACTTTATATATTGATGCTCAGAAATCTATAGATCGCATTCTGCCTTCAGGGAAATACACGTTGCCAAGGAAAGCTGTAAGAAAGAACACCATATTCTCAGGACTTGGGTTTCAATTTTTAGTATATCTAGGCAGCAGCTACGACTAGAAATTCTTACTGGAAGGAGTTTTGTATCATTGAAGGGTGGAATGTAATTATTTCCTTCCGCTTGAGAAATTTTAGGCGTAGGTTTTTTTGCCATCTCAGCACAGCTGCCCTTGAGtggtttttctctctccttctactCTCATTCTCTAACATTTTCCCGAGCTCTGGCGAATGCCAGACTCTGTTACAGGCACTTTACACGCCTTAGTTTATTCCATCCTCAtaataatcctatgaggtaggtgctattattattcccattttaccaatgagaaaactgaggcatagaaaggaCAAATTACTCAAATTGTCCTTCTACTTTCTTGGTAGAAGGGTTGGGATTCAAAACTAGtcatttggctgggcgcggtggctcatgtctgtaatcccagcactttaggaggccgaggtgggtggatcacgaggtcaggagatcgagaccagcctggccaacatgaggaaaccccgtctctactaaaaatacaaaaattagctgggcgaggtggtgcacacctgtagccccagctactcaggaagctgaggcagaattacttgaacctgggagacagaggttgcagttagctgagatcatgtgactgcactccggcctggcgacagagcgagactctatctcaaaaaaacaaacaacaacaacaaaaaaagctagTCATTTGGGGTGCAGAGCCcacatagttttttgttttgttttgtttttttgagacagggtctcactctgtcacccaggctgaagtgcggtggcatgatcacggttcactgcagcctcaacacccagggctcaagt encodes:
- the TM4SF20 gene encoding transmembrane 4 L6 family member 20, with product MTCCEGWTSCNGFSLLVLLLLGVVLNAIPLIVSLVEEDQFSQNPISCFEWWFPGIIGAGLMAIPATTMSLTARKRACCNNRTGMFLSSLFSVITVIGALYCMLISIQALLKGPLMCNSPSNSNANCEFSLKNISDIHPESFNLQWFFNDSCAPPTGFNKPTSNDTMASGWRASSFHFDSEENKHRLIHFSVFLGLLLVGILEVLFGLSQIVIGFLGCLCGVSKRRSQIV
- the TM4SF20 gene encoding transmembrane 4 L6 family member 20 isoform X1, whose product is MSLTARKRACCNNRTGMFLSSLFSVITVIGALYCMLISIQALLKGPLMCNSPSNSNANCEFSLKNISDIHPESFNLQWFFNDSCAPPTGFNKPTSNDTMASGWRASSFHFDSEENKHRLIHFSVFLGLLLVGILEVLFGLSQIVIGFLGCLCGVSKRRSQIV